aacttttacaattattattgcataacgCGCGATTTGTTGTTCGATGAAGCTTTTTGTCTATCTCGCATCCTGCGAGACAATGATATTCtcaagattaataattatgcgcGTTTGTAAGATCATCCGGTATATTCTACACGATTTCTCGATTAGGGAACATATCCGTCGGGATATTCAATATACTTCGAGTAGTGACGCTTTGTCAGCACGTTTTCGCCTACGCGGCATAGTCACCGCATTATACATTGCGCGCTTAATGTCAGGTGGTGATGGTAATGACGCTTCTCTTCTTCTATTTTCTTCATCTGTCTCATGGCAAAATTAATCGCCATGGCAcggatattatattttcgcCAAAGTAATTGTTGGtacattaatttcatttcgaATCAAAATCGCATCGCTTTGCTTCGTGACTAGCGTAACACTTCACAGTTTCACGATATCATTTAACTCTTTCGTTACGTACGGACCGTAATACATCACTGCTACATGACAGATTGAAATAAATCAGTTCTCAAAGCGATATATAGTCGCCCTTGATGTGTAACGAGTGTCAAGCACGTGAACGATTATCGTCGTCTTTCTGTAGCGAGAGAGTTATGATGAATTCGAACGTGACGCGAGCGTCCGTGCGATATGCGCGTTTTACCATGTGTATCACTCTGCGACAGGTGATCTACTTTCGTTGGAGATAAAGGCGAGAAGGTTCTCCGTCATCTCTCGTCGTCGCAGACTCCGTCTATCCGTCCACCCACGAGTTCCACGGAAGAGTCAACGAACCCGTGGGTGAAGCCGCGGCACGAACGAGGTAAGTTAACGTTTCCGAAtgatcattaatattaacaagcgcggcaataaatttcaaaatttacaatttgcaaactCATCGATTCGATATTTGCTATTCGAGCGAGACAGAGGTAACCGCGCTGCGAGATACGATGATTTCGAGCTCGAATTTCGCAACTCACGATCTTTATTCAATTCCCGTcgctttttaaattacaaatggCTCCGTGTACACCCTATGTTGATGATTCATTCTTTCAGGACAATACGGCTGGCGCTGCTTGGTGTGCCCAAGTGACGATCAGAAATAGTACGTCCCCAAAAGACATGGGCACCCGCGGATCGAACCCCGAACTAGCGACTCCCGGTTTGGCGTATTTCACCTCTCCGCGTCACGGCCAATCTTTTCGTAAAAGCTGTGAAATCAAGTGCCAAATAAGCCGTAGATTAAAAACATCTCTTCCACGCGAGCGTAAGTTAAATCGTTATtccgaaatatataattgtgtgTTAATATTAGAGAGATATCTACGCCCAGAGAAATCGGATTGCGCTAAACGGATGTGCCCTTGCCGAACGGATGTGCCCGAAATGCATCCCACTGAATTCCTGACGAATCTTTGCCATGTTGAAACTTAAATGCGCGTCCCGACGcagatttaaatttgaaatgacGATGAAGGGGATTTTGCGCGAGCGAATTTCGGATGACACGTAACTCAGGTGTATCTCAAATTAGCGCGCGGCCCGCAACGTTACGATGCATACGTGAACAATCGACAAAGGCGTGTCTGTGCGGCGTCACTCGCACGGAACAAAGATTCTACTGTATCCGTATTAGCGATAGCGATTATCGGAGCTTCTGCTATATCTCTATCACACTATACACCGCGTGCAGAATCGTTTGAGTAATCGTAGgaaagtatatatacatatcacgGGGAATGCATAAAGAAATATCCCTCAACGAATCAATTCGCTCGCCTGAATATCTTCCTCCAGTTGTTTTCTTACACGCAAATTTCACGCGATCAAGTGTacagtaaaaattacatatcgAATTGAATCGAGAAACAACCGCGATGCAAACTGCAGAATAGTCTTTCACGAATCTTAACTTTTTTCACGAATATTAACGAAACTAAACTCCAGGCTTGAGCCTTTATACCCGAAAATATACGTGTACGCGCGTGCTTCCGCATTTAAtctttattgattatatacaagagaaagagaaagagagttgGTACAATATGTATTAGAATATAAGCGACGTGCCTCTAGTCCTAGCCTCGTCGAGCACAATGAGTGCGCTTTAGTATGTATTGATCTTGAGTGACGGTAGATTTAGTGTCTTTAGTTTCGCAAGAAGTGTGTATATTGAAAAGCGCTTACCCGTATTTATACTATGTAAATTTTCGAAACGGAACCGACTCGGTCGTGCTCGATCGACCGCGACGGCGGATTCGTCTCACTCCGAGTCGTTTCGTATATACAGAGTTGATTTTATTCGTCATGTGTATCTGCAAGAAACGTAATCTCGAATAAAATTGTCTACCTTAGATTTTCCGTCTCTCATCACTCCATCGTTAATCATCGCGGCAGATAATTGGATTCAAAAATTAAGCGAgacaaaagcaaaaattacGACTTCTAACTTCTTATATCTAATCTGACGTTTATATGCATGCAAAGtgcaattgcatttttttaattgtggctttctgtattttttattttacataagaaaatcttaagaaatattaatttaattcaatcatATTTCAGacaaattgatatttactGCTACTTATCGTCTATCGTCCGTAATGTGCTCTACTTAGCTACGTTTTTCCGAACGGTTTTGGATTGAGATGAATTCTCAGGGCTCTTCTGATGTTCATCGAGGATCCCTCGCTTGGTATAAGCAGAGGACGCGGCGGCGCTCACTAATAAAGACGGCAACGTGCATTCCATGTAACGAACCCTCTCAACGAGCGCGCTACGCCTCCTCTCCAAGGATGCGTTTCTCTTCTCGTAATTCTTCAGCATTTGCTTCCAATAACTCTCTTTATCGGTAGCGGCTTTATTCGCGGATCTATCTATATTCGTGCTCGTTGTAGCTACTGGTGTCTTCGCGAGATCAGCCATTGTTCACAGAAATTTGGACAAATTGAGATAATTCAGGTTACCGGACGAATAAATTCAATCGTGAAGCTTGCTAACAACGAGAATAAATCGCATCGATTTTCGAGGAATTAATAGTATGTTCTTTTTTAATGCCCGAAGCTAGCCGAAGTACGGAGCTCACACATGTACGCGGTTCTCGTTTGTGTGCGTCTACGGTTGCTCGTTGTTTGGGTTTTCAATCTGGCAGCTCTAATCGGAAGCGACATGGTGATATGAAATGGTGTGAAAATGGCTCGACGTTATCGGATACTGCCGATTAGAATCCCTTCGGGAACAAACCACCGTCTCTATCGCCTCAGGCTAACCCAAATTTACGCCGAATTCACTTCAGATTAGAGACGATGGGGACAACATGCGATGCGAAGGATATTGCAAAGCATCGTCCGTTTGCCATCGCGATTCCATCGACAGACTTTACGCATTCGCGATCCGGAACGAATCCTTACCCCGCATATCGCTTTTACAGGGAAACAAAAAAGTCTCACGGTTTTCCCGTGCTCAACAGCAATCACGATCAACAAGTAAGTAACATTTTCtcttgtatatttatgtattgagaatgcaatattttatttaaaaaaaaaacaatccccaatttcattattaaacaattattatatcgtCCAATTAATGcgataattgtaattaatacacTTGAGTCTATATCAGAGGAAAATAATCAACCTGTAACAGATCGCGGCACTCCACGATTTGTTGCGAGTGATTAAGGAAGCCGCGGTAAAACTGAGACAGTTGATCGATATAAATGAACGGCGGAAGGATGGTCCGGATTTCCGATACGATCGAGTAATGAGAATTTTATTCCAAAGTATAATTGTGTGCGCCggagagagataaaaattgagaataaagTAGCAAATAATATGTTGTTAGCAAGATAATCCTGGATCAGAGCTCGCGACTACATCCTCCTCGGTTTGCGTACTATGCGGCATTACGCTTTACCCGAAGGATTCCTTGGAGGAATCATGGCGATTCACACACGATAGAGAAAAAACAAATGCTTACACTCGCGATTCTGACATCACGTCGAGAGACCTTGACAGCGTCTTTTCTAAAACGAACTTGTACAAAGCCGCCTCACCcattaaaatagataaaagtaagaataaTTCTTTTCTCATTCGTGGAAGGGTTTTTGACTGtcctcgttaaaaaaattactacaaCATTGATGTGTGTACGAAGGACAGGAAGAAATTATTCCGAAAAGCCGACAATCGGCTGACTCAAGCAGCGACGACTTAAGatcgaaattattattcatacgACGAATTTCTTCCGACAAGACCGCCTGTCAAATATGTGAATCTCAAAGGCGTGATAATCAAAATCCAAAATATGCTggtaagttaaaaaaaaaacatagatTTTATCTCTAGAAAATGTAGTTCTGCTTCCGCCTTTTTGATTCGCAAAAGCGGATTACCAATAGATGCAAtagatgttatttataaacgaTGACTATTGTACACTCGAAATAGCCGACGAACGCAGATATAAAGCCGATGTGGCATTAAAACCAATTAAATTAACGCAGCAAAGTCCGAAAAGGACACCGCCCACGATTCCCCCTACTCAGGACGCATCGACGCTTACTCACGAAATGGTAATtcgaatttattattcgtCACTCAGAAAGAATTGTTCGAAAATAACTTAAGAAGCAAAGCCGTACGCGTTTGAGCAATTCCAAAAGTTTGATACTTCCATATTTTTGTAGAGAAAAATTCAACTTGAAAATTGATCAAAGAATctgctattaatttttttaatagttaaaaaattcgGCGGACCAAATGCTGCTTGCCATCGAAAGagttaaatctattttttcattaatcaatAACATTGTAAGACAAGTCTCAAGATAAACAATTGTGGGCTTATCTCAGAAGTGCTAGGTT
This DNA window, taken from Linepithema humile isolate Giens D197 chromosome 7, Lhum_UNIL_v1.0, whole genome shotgun sequence, encodes the following:
- the LOC105667617 gene encoding uncharacterized protein isoform X2; translated protein: MGTTCDAKDIAKHRPFAIAIPSTDFTHSRSGTNPYPAYRFYRETKKSHGFPVLNSNHDQQIAALHDLLRVIKEAAVKLRQLIDINERRKDGPDFRYDRQDNPGSELATTSSSVCVLCGITLYPKDSLEESWRFTHDREKTNAYTRDSDITSRDLDSVFSKTNLYKAASPIKIDKRQEEIIPKSRQSADSSSDDLRSKLLFIRRISSDKTACQICESQRRDNQNPKYAADERRYKADVALKPIKLTQQSPKRTPPTIPPTQDASTLTHEMLCPCACGLLTKEIESEVSIESLPMLKEKLIKTKLEELGLYLDSKKTADRKMHDIARKARKTTTQELEKHVNIEHWRTEITQQRLQTQVEELHRNIRFFKQENEYIRCLVEQCRYSSEKTKVSKQLLPITYSGNNNHGDRDATRFHKYPTDCRETVSVCRVLVSGLKQYNNGV
- the LOC105667617 gene encoding uncharacterized protein isoform X1 yields the protein MGTTCDAKDIAKHRPFAIAIPSTDFTHSRSGTNPYPAYRFYRETKKSHGFPVLNSNHDQQIAALHDLLRVIKEAAVKLRQLIDINERRKDGPDFRYDRQDNPGSELATTSSSVCVLCGITLYPKDSLEESWRFTHDREKTNAYTRDSDITSRDLDSVFSKTNLYKAASPIKIDKRQEEIIPKSRQSADSSSDDLRSKLLFIRRISSDKTACQICESQRRDNQNPKYAADERRYKADVALKPIKLTQQSPKRTPPTIPPTQDASTLTHEMLCPCACGLLTKEIESEVSIESLPMLKEKLIKTKLEELGLYLDSKKTADRKMHDIARKARKTTTQELEKHVNIEHWRTEITQQRLQTQVEELHRNIRFFKQENEYIRCLVEQCRYSSEKTKVSKQLLPITYSGLTTAIKQFRAKYHIKQGIITTVTEMLRGSINIQQIAGKLLAFVEYWYRDSNSIITAYEPSASRTELSSNSVVFNVY